A window of Selenomonas ruminantium subsp. lactilytica TAM6421 contains these coding sequences:
- a CDS encoding recombinase family protein: MKNYAYIRVSSIDQNEDRQLRAMQELHIPEKQIFVDKQSGKDFNRQSYKRLCRVMRKGDLLYVLSIDRLGRNYKEIQNQWRYLTTDKGIDICVIDMPLLDTRQYKDLLGTFIADIVLQILSFVAESERENIRKRQAQGISAAKAKGIRFGRPEAELPDNFCNLVQRWQNNRMSLEEVLKACSISRSTFFRRLRELKIQ; this comes from the coding sequence ATGAAAAACTATGCTTACATCCGTGTGTCGTCTATTGACCAGAATGAGGACCGCCAGTTGCGGGCCATGCAGGAACTGCATATCCCCGAGAAGCAGATCTTTGTGGATAAGCAATCCGGGAAAGACTTCAATCGGCAGAGCTACAAACGGCTCTGCCGTGTCATGCGTAAAGGAGATTTGCTCTACGTGCTGAGCATCGACCGCCTGGGGCGCAATTACAAGGAAATCCAGAACCAATGGCGCTATCTGACCACTGACAAGGGCATCGATATCTGCGTCATTGATATGCCCCTGCTTGACACACGGCAGTATAAGGACCTGCTGGGCACATTCATTGCCGATATCGTCCTGCAGATACTTTCCTTCGTCGCCGAATCTGAACGGGAAAATATCAGGAAGCGTCAGGCACAGGGCATCAGCGCCGCCAAGGCCAAAGGCATCCGCTTCGGCCGCCCGGAAGCGGAGCTGCCGGATAACTTCTGCAACCTGGTCCAAAGATGGCAGAATAACAGAATGTCGCTGGAAGAGGTGTTGAAGGCCTGCTCCATCAGCCGCTCCACCTTCTTCCGCCGCCTCCGAGAACTGAAAATCCAATAA